The Brasilonema sennae CENA114 genome includes a region encoding these proteins:
- the ftsH3 gene encoding ATP-dependent zinc metalloprotease FtsH3: MNNKRWRNAGLYALLFIVVIALGTAFFDQKQPSRETWRYSQFIQEVQNRKVNKVSLSADRSTALVTPTDGTKKLVTLVNDPDLINTLTQNGVDISVLPQNDEGFWFKALSSLFFPVLLLVGLFFLLRRAQNGPGSQAMNFGKSKARVQMEPQTQVTFNDVAGIDQAKLELNEVVDFLKNADRFTAVGAKIPKGVLLVGPPGTGKTLLARAVAGEAGVPFFSISGSEFVEMFVGVGASRVRDLFEQAKTNAPCIVFIDEIDAVGRQRGAGLGGGNDEREQTLNQLLTEMDGFEGNTGIIIIAATNRPDVLDAALLRPGRFDRQVVVDRPDYGGRVEILKVHARGKTLAKDVDLERIARRTPGFTGADLSNLLNEAAILAARRNLTEISMDEINDAIDRVLAGPEKKDRVMSEKRKELVAYHEAGHALVGALMPDYDPVQKISIIPRGRAGGLTWFTPSEDRMDTGLYSRSYLENQMAVALGGRLAEEIIFGDEEVTTGAAQDLQQVARVARQMVTRFGMSDRLGPVALGRQQGNMFLGRDIMAERDFSEETAAAIDEEVRILVETAYQRSKEVLENNRHILDQIAQMLVDKETVDAEELQELLANNDVKTATFA, encoded by the coding sequence GTGAATAACAAACGATGGAGAAATGCGGGGCTGTATGCACTGCTGTTTATTGTAGTGATTGCGCTAGGAACAGCGTTTTTTGACCAAAAACAACCAAGTCGGGAGACATGGCGATACAGTCAGTTTATTCAAGAAGTTCAAAATCGTAAAGTAAACAAAGTTAGTTTAAGTGCAGATAGATCTACAGCTCTTGTGACGCCTACAGATGGTACCAAGAAGCTGGTGACTCTGGTTAACGACCCTGACCTTATTAACACCCTTACCCAAAACGGTGTAGATATTAGTGTTTTGCCGCAAAACGACGAAGGATTTTGGTTTAAGGCACTCAGCAGCTTATTTTTCCCTGTATTACTTTTAGTTGGTTTGTTTTTCTTGCTCCGCCGCGCTCAAAATGGTCCTGGTAGCCAAGCGATGAACTTTGGTAAGTCCAAAGCCAGAGTGCAAATGGAACCACAAACCCAAGTGACATTTAACGATGTTGCTGGTATTGACCAAGCGAAGCTAGAACTCAACGAAGTCGTAGACTTTTTGAAAAACGCTGACCGCTTTACGGCTGTTGGTGCAAAAATTCCCAAAGGCGTACTGTTGGTTGGACCTCCAGGAACTGGTAAAACTCTGCTCGCGCGTGCAGTCGCAGGTGAAGCTGGTGTCCCCTTCTTCTCCATCTCTGGTTCTGAGTTTGTGGAAATGTTCGTGGGTGTTGGCGCATCCCGTGTCCGCGACTTGTTCGAGCAAGCAAAGACAAATGCCCCCTGTATCGTCTTCATCGATGAAATTGACGCAGTCGGTCGTCAGCGGGGTGCTGGTTTAGGCGGTGGTAACGATGAACGGGAACAAACCCTCAACCAGTTACTCACAGAAATGGACGGCTTTGAAGGTAACACAGGTATTATCATCATTGCTGCTACCAACCGTCCCGACGTTCTAGATGCAGCGCTGTTGCGTCCCGGTCGCTTCGACCGTCAAGTCGTTGTAGATCGCCCAGATTATGGTGGACGTGTGGAAATTCTCAAAGTTCATGCCCGTGGTAAGACCTTGGCAAAAGATGTGGACTTAGAAAGAATTGCCCGTCGTACTCCTGGGTTCACAGGTGCAGACCTTTCCAACTTGCTTAATGAAGCTGCGATTTTGGCTGCACGTCGAAATTTAACCGAAATTTCGATGGATGAAATTAACGATGCGATCGACCGCGTGTTAGCAGGTCCAGAGAAAAAAGACCGAGTTATGAGCGAAAAACGCAAAGAACTCGTAGCATATCACGAAGCAGGTCACGCCCTTGTCGGTGCTTTGATGCCAGACTATGACCCCGTGCAGAAGATTAGCATTATTCCTCGTGGTAGAGCTGGTGGTTTAACTTGGTTTACCCCCAGTGAAGACCGGATGGACACTGGCTTATACAGCCGTTCTTATCTGGAAAATCAGATGGCTGTTGCATTAGGTGGTCGTCTTGCTGAAGAAATCATCTTTGGTGACGAAGAAGTGACCACAGGTGCGGCTCAAGACTTGCAACAAGTTGCTCGTGTTGCCCGTCAGATGGTAACACGCTTTGGAATGAGCGATCGCCTCGGTCCAGTTGCCCTTGGTCGTCAGCAAGGTAACATGTTCCTCGGTCGAGATATCATGGCAGAACGCGACTTCTCAGAAGAAACTGCTGCTGCTATTGATGAAGAAGTCCGCATACTGGTAGAAACAGCTTACCAACGCTCCAAAGAAGTGTTGGAAAATAACCGCCACATTCTTGACCAAATCGCGCAAATGCTGGTTGATAAGGAAACTGTGGACGCTGAGGAATTGCAAGAACTACTGGCAAACAACGATGTGAAAACTGCAACGTTTGCTTAA
- a CDS encoding TIGR03643 family protein — translation MKLPLLDSEIIDRIIEMAWEDRTPFEAIEKQFGLQEKQVIALMRREMKASSFRMWRERVTGRKSKHLEKREFVAGRFKSANQKT, via the coding sequence ATGAAACTACCATTACTTGATTCCGAAATCATCGACCGTATTATCGAAATGGCATGGGAAGACCGGACTCCTTTTGAGGCAATTGAAAAACAATTCGGTTTGCAAGAAAAGCAAGTCATTGCCCTCATGCGCCGTGAAATGAAAGCATCCAGCTTTCGGATGTGGCGCGAACGTGTTACCGGACGCAAAAGCAAGCATTTAGAAAAGCGAGAATTCGTCGCAGGTCGGTTTAAATCAGCTAATCAAAAGACTTGA
- a CDS encoding pentapeptide repeat-containing protein translates to MKADELLAQYAAGKRDFTSANLSEAFLEGADLSGVILDRAILDGADLSRVNLSQASLIEADLNGANLNQANLTQANLNGAILDGAILEGAILDGANLSEADLTIAKLINTNLREADLQEANLNAVSLTEADLSHADLAKADLSQADLKNAELHEANLNQTNLDDANLEGTILDEDKA, encoded by the coding sequence ATGAAAGCAGATGAATTATTGGCACAATACGCTGCAGGTAAAAGAGATTTTACTTCAGCAAACCTGAGCGAAGCATTCTTGGAAGGAGCTGATCTGAGTGGAGTTATTTTAGACAGAGCCATTCTCGATGGAGCTGATTTAAGCAGGGTTAATCTCAGTCAAGCAAGCTTAATTGAAGCAGACTTAAATGGAGCCAATCTAAATCAGGCAAATCTCACACAAGCTAATTTGAATGGAGCTATTCTAGATGGAGCTATTCTAGAAGGAGCAATTTTGGACGGTGCCAATTTGAGTGAAGCTGATTTGACGATCGCAAAGTTAATTAATACCAACTTGCGCGAAGCCGATCTACAAGAAGCTAACCTCAATGCAGTTTCTCTAACTGAAGCAGATCTCAGTCATGCTGACTTAGCTAAAGCAGATTTAAGCCAAGCAGATCTCAAGAATGCAGAACTCCATGAAGCGAATTTAAACCAAACCAACTTGGATGATGCAAATCTAGAAGGAACAATCCTGGATGAAGATAAAGCCTAA
- a CDS encoding DNA-methyltransferase, whose protein sequence is MRLNCNSYYETKFGATYLGNSLELMAGIPDDSIDLICTSPPFALVRKKEYGNVDADEYVEWFKNFAKQFHRILKPTGSLFIDIGGSWIKGMPVRSLYHFELVVALCKPKEKGGIGFYLAQELYWYNPAKLPTPAEWVTVRRERVKDSVNTIWWLSKEPHPKANNRRVLKPYSDAMKNLIKNGYKPKVRPSGHDISDKFGNDRGGAIPPNIIDGRCSTDKEEIGQPTLIQEILFEDLVQPVNVISASNTASKDYYQRRCKEEGLKPHPARFPQALPEFVINLCTEPGDIVLEPFAGSNMTGRVAETLQRRWLAFEIDEDYIKSSKLRFEQNAP, encoded by the coding sequence ATGAGACTTAATTGTAACTCTTACTACGAAACAAAATTTGGTGCTACTTATTTGGGAAACAGCCTGGAATTAATGGCAGGTATTCCCGATGACAGTATCGACCTAATTTGTACATCTCCACCATTCGCACTTGTTCGTAAAAAAGAATACGGAAATGTTGACGCCGACGAATATGTCGAATGGTTTAAAAATTTTGCAAAACAATTTCACCGTATTCTAAAACCAACAGGCTCACTGTTTATTGATATTGGTGGCAGTTGGATTAAGGGGATGCCAGTTCGCTCTCTTTACCATTTTGAATTAGTTGTTGCTCTGTGCAAACCGAAAGAAAAAGGCGGAATAGGGTTTTATCTGGCACAAGAATTATATTGGTATAATCCAGCTAAACTTCCCACCCCTGCTGAATGGGTAACAGTTCGCAGGGAAAGAGTTAAAGATTCGGTAAATACAATTTGGTGGCTGTCAAAAGAACCACATCCTAAAGCTAACAATAGAAGGGTTTTAAAGCCTTATAGCGATGCGATGAAAAACCTGATTAAGAATGGATACAAGCCCAAAGTTAGACCATCGGGTCATGATATTTCCGATAAATTTGGGAACGACAGAGGAGGGGCTATCCCCCCGAATATTATTGATGGACGTTGCAGTACAGATAAAGAAGAAATAGGGCAACCGACTCTTATACAAGAAATTTTATTTGAAGATTTAGTCCAGCCTGTAAATGTGATTTCTGCATCGAATACTGCTTCTAAGGATTATTATCAACGGCGTTGCAAAGAAGAAGGTTTGAAGCCACACCCGGCAAGATTCCCTCAAGCATTACCAGAGTTTGTCATCAACCTTTGTACAGAACCGGGCGATATTGTTTTAGAACCTTTCGCGGGTTCTAACATGACAGGTCGAGTTGCAGAAACCTTACAAAGACGCTGGTTGGCTTTTGAGATTGATGAAGACTACATCAAAAGCTCAAAATTGAGATTTGAACAAAATGCTCCTTGA
- a CDS encoding NAD(P)H-quinone oxidoreductase subunit 4 produces MFDFPWLTTIILLPIVAATAIPLIPDKEGTTLRWYGLGVAFTDFALMIYAFWHNYDFQSSAFQLVEKYSWIPQIGLNWSVAVDGLSMPLILLTGLINTLAVFAAWKVTTKPRLFYALMLVMYSAQIGVFVAQDLLLFFLMWEIELVPVYLLISIWGGEKRRYAATKFILYTAAASIFILVAGFAMAFSGDSVTFDMATLGMKEYPKAFELLVYVCFLIAFGVKLPIFPLHTWLPDAHGEAPAPGSMILAGVLLKMGGYALIRINVEMLPNAHVYFAPVLAILGVVNIVYGACCAFAQTNLKRRLAYSSVAHMGFVLIGIASYTDLGINGAMLQMISHGLIAASLFFLSGVTYERTHTLMMDKMGGIAKVMPKTFALFTTAAMASLALPGMSGFVGELMVFLGIATSDVYSSSFKVVVVLLSAVGVILTPIYLLSMLREVFYGQQNEELVLDAVVLDVKPRELFITACLILPIIGIGFYPKVAMQTYDVKTMQVATHARQVLPVVAQQQPTSLYSLIFTAPTLASSEVPGLVNIAE; encoded by the coding sequence ATGTTTGATTTTCCTTGGTTAACAACCATAATTTTATTGCCGATAGTGGCTGCTACAGCCATCCCCCTAATCCCAGATAAAGAAGGCACAACTCTCCGCTGGTATGGTTTGGGAGTCGCCTTTACAGACTTTGCCCTGATGATTTATGCTTTTTGGCATAACTACGATTTTCAAAGCTCTGCATTCCAACTGGTTGAAAAATATTCTTGGATTCCTCAAATAGGTTTGAATTGGTCTGTAGCGGTTGATGGGTTATCGATGCCATTGATATTGTTAACAGGCTTGATTAACACACTCGCAGTATTCGCGGCTTGGAAAGTAACTACCAAGCCGCGTTTGTTTTATGCTCTCATGCTGGTGATGTACAGCGCCCAAATTGGCGTCTTTGTTGCCCAGGATTTACTGTTGTTCTTCTTGATGTGGGAAATCGAGTTGGTACCTGTGTACTTGCTGATTTCTATCTGGGGAGGAGAAAAGCGCCGCTATGCAGCTACCAAATTCATTCTCTACACTGCTGCTGCATCAATATTTATCTTGGTAGCGGGCTTTGCAATGGCATTCTCTGGAGACAGCGTTACCTTCGACATGGCAACTTTGGGAATGAAGGAATATCCCAAAGCATTTGAACTTCTAGTTTATGTGTGTTTCTTGATTGCTTTTGGTGTCAAGCTGCCGATTTTCCCTCTGCACACCTGGTTACCTGATGCTCACGGTGAAGCCCCAGCACCTGGTTCGATGATTTTGGCTGGTGTTTTGTTGAAGATGGGTGGTTATGCACTTATCCGCATCAACGTGGAGATGTTACCCAACGCTCATGTTTACTTCGCTCCAGTGCTAGCAATTTTAGGTGTCGTAAACATTGTCTACGGTGCTTGCTGTGCCTTTGCTCAAACGAATCTTAAGCGGCGCTTGGCTTATTCGTCTGTTGCTCACATGGGGTTTGTCCTGATTGGTATTGCTTCCTATACAGACTTGGGCATCAACGGCGCAATGCTACAGATGATTTCTCATGGTTTGATTGCTGCAAGCTTGTTCTTCCTCTCTGGCGTGACTTACGAGCGCACTCACACCTTGATGATGGACAAAATGGGTGGCATAGCAAAAGTCATGCCCAAAACCTTTGCTCTATTCACTACGGCTGCAATGGCTTCTCTGGCGTTACCAGGGATGAGTGGGTTTGTCGGTGAGTTGATGGTTTTTCTCGGAATTGCCACAAGCGATGTCTACAGCTCTAGCTTCAAGGTTGTCGTCGTGCTACTCTCAGCTGTTGGTGTGATTCTGACTCCGATTTATTTACTCTCAATGTTGCGCGAAGTCTTCTACGGTCAGCAAAATGAAGAGTTAGTGCTGGATGCAGTGGTACTAGATGTTAAACCACGCGAACTGTTCATCACTGCTTGTTTGATACTTCCCATCATCGGTATCGGCTTCTATCCTAAGGTGGCGATGCAAACATACGACGTGAAGACTATGCAAGTCGCAACTCATGCTCGTCAAGTTCTACCAGTTGTTGCACAGCAGCAACCAACAAGTTTATATTCCCTTATATTTACCGCACCAACACTGGCTAGTTCAGAAGTTCCAGGTTTGGTTAATATTGCTGAGTAA
- the thrB gene encoding homoserine kinase has translation MSVLSSVSITVPGTTANLGPGFDCIGAALTLYNEFKFTRLDIPPYLEGVKITVTGAEAERVVTDESNLLYQAFVKFYQHTEQTPPPVEIEIHLGVPLARGLGSSATAIVGGLVGANLLAGEPLSQLEVMELAIALEGHPDNVVPALLGGCRLAATGVEGEPQRHREHREWEVCEVPWCEEIVPVVAIPDFELSTKQARQVLPTEVSRADAIFNAAHLGLLLRGLETGKGDWLRAALQDRLHQPYRKALIRGYDAVYSAAVEAGAYGMVISGAGPTLLALTDKAHSQAVAQAMTAAWMEEGIKPEVRSLCVDTQGAQINSKFQTIN, from the coding sequence ATGTCTGTTCTTTCTTCTGTATCTATCACTGTTCCAGGCACAACTGCCAATTTAGGACCAGGTTTTGATTGTATTGGTGCGGCTCTAACGCTGTACAACGAGTTTAAGTTCACTCGCCTTGATATACCGCCTTACCTTGAGGGAGTGAAAATTACTGTCACAGGTGCGGAGGCTGAACGAGTTGTCACTGATGAAAGTAATTTGCTCTATCAAGCGTTTGTGAAATTTTATCAACACACAGAGCAGACACCGCCACCTGTAGAGATTGAGATTCATCTTGGTGTTCCACTGGCGCGGGGTTTGGGGAGTTCGGCGACAGCAATTGTCGGTGGGTTGGTTGGTGCGAATTTGTTGGCGGGGGAGCCTTTGAGCCAGTTGGAAGTGATGGAGTTGGCGATCGCTCTAGAAGGACATCCAGATAATGTGGTACCAGCTTTGTTGGGAGGATGTCGGTTGGCGGCGACGGGGGTAGAAGGTGAACCGCAGAGGCACAGAGAGCACAGAGAGTGGGAGGTTTGTGAGGTTCCTTGGTGTGAGGAGATTGTACCAGTCGTGGCGATTCCAGATTTTGAGCTTTCAACAAAGCAGGCGCGTCAGGTTTTGCCTACTGAGGTAAGTCGTGCGGATGCGATTTTTAATGCGGCGCATCTGGGGTTGTTGTTGCGTGGTTTGGAAACTGGCAAGGGTGATTGGTTGAGGGCTGCTTTGCAAGATAGGTTGCATCAGCCTTATCGAAAAGCATTGATTCGAGGTTACGATGCGGTGTATTCTGCTGCTGTTGAAGCTGGTGCTTATGGGATGGTGATTAGTGGTGCTGGTCCAACATTGTTGGCTTTGACGGATAAGGCGCATTCTCAAGCTGTGGCGCAAGCGATGACAGCAGCTTGGATGGAGGAGGGAATAAAACCAGAGGTGCGATCGCTCTGTGTTGATACTCAAGGGGCACAAATCAATTCAAAATTCCAAACTATAAATTAA
- a CDS encoding tetratricopeptide repeat protein: protein MKAVCIAAFTAFVALTTVSCSNSDDVLVTEIGVRPIGRPVATPSQSKDFYIEGQYQQIKGDSQGAIASYTKAINLTPNYGTAYNSRGLARFDIGDQQGAIEDYNQALSINSNDAQAYNNRGNARAAQGDRDGAIDDYSQAIRLNPKYAVAYNNRGNAFSTNKDKNQAVKDYSQAIRLNPQYAVAYNNRGNARSAQKDIEGAITDYNEAIRLAPNFAAAYNNRGNAYAALGDKEKARQDLQRAAEIFDKQNNKILYQQVMNNIQELGQ, encoded by the coding sequence ATGAAAGCTGTCTGCATAGCTGCGTTTACCGCATTTGTCGCCCTTACAACCGTTTCCTGTAGTAACAGTGACGATGTTTTAGTAACAGAAATTGGAGTTCGTCCTATTGGACGCCCTGTAGCAACACCATCTCAATCTAAAGACTTTTATATTGAAGGCCAGTATCAGCAAATTAAAGGGGATTCACAAGGAGCGATCGCTTCTTATACCAAAGCAATTAACCTCACTCCCAACTATGGAACTGCATATAACAGTCGGGGACTTGCTCGCTTTGATATAGGAGATCAGCAGGGGGCGATAGAAGATTACAACCAAGCGCTGAGCATAAATTCTAACGATGCTCAAGCTTATAATAATCGAGGAAATGCTCGCGCCGCACAAGGAGACAGAGACGGAGCGATAGACGATTACAGCCAAGCGATTCGCCTCAATCCTAAATATGCTGTTGCTTACAATAATCGAGGTAATGCTTTTTCAACAAATAAAGATAAAAACCAGGCGGTAAAGGATTACAGCCAAGCGATTCGCCTCAATCCTCAATATGCTGTTGCTTACAACAATCGAGGTAATGCTCGCAGTGCTCAAAAAGATATAGAGGGAGCAATCACAGATTATAACGAAGCGATTCGTCTTGCTCCTAATTTTGCCGCAGCATACAATAACCGAGGAAATGCCTATGCTGCGCTAGGTGATAAAGAAAAAGCTAGGCAAGACTTGCAGCGAGCAGCAGAAATCTTTGATAAACAGAATAATAAAATACTCTATCAACAAGTGATGAATAATATTCAGGAGTTAGGGCAGTAG
- a CDS encoding ribonuclease D translates to MPYLTSASEMRSLVAEYTQAHTLWIDTEIAEYKSRSPRLSLIQVLDDPTDLSGEHTHILDVLNHPDIVAEFIDKIMLNPQIEKVFHNANFDVKYLGNKKATNITCTLEMAKKIPYYALPVPNYQLKTLAAELCDFKNIEKQEQTSDWGKRPLTEEQIEYAYLDCIYLAQIHQRLIELNKEINPEPTTENLTSLNARYAQLEQQWKLIDSEFAHLQERIKKAMLAQNLPESSYFKLSSSERKTVKVAFVELAKLVQTQDIDFDFPITLTQKLQKDLGENLEQLSVNIEKTTAWRLIPKNQESHENTDE, encoded by the coding sequence ATGCCATATTTGACTTCAGCTAGCGAAATGCGTTCTCTTGTTGCTGAATATACTCAAGCTCATACTTTGTGGATTGATACAGAAATCGCAGAATACAAAAGTCGTAGTCCGAGACTATCACTGATTCAGGTATTAGATGATCCAACAGACTTGAGTGGCGAACACACCCATATTTTAGATGTACTCAATCATCCTGATATTGTGGCTGAGTTCATTGACAAAATTATGCTCAATCCCCAAATTGAAAAAGTTTTTCATAATGCTAACTTTGATGTGAAATATCTGGGTAACAAAAAGGCTACAAATATCACTTGCACTCTGGAAATGGCAAAAAAAATTCCCTACTATGCCTTACCAGTACCTAACTACCAATTAAAAACATTAGCAGCAGAACTTTGTGATTTTAAGAATATAGAGAAACAAGAACAAACCAGCGACTGGGGAAAGCGACCACTCACAGAAGAACAAATAGAGTATGCTTACCTAGACTGCATTTATCTTGCTCAAATCCATCAACGTTTGATAGAATTAAACAAAGAAATTAATCCAGAGCCTACCACAGAAAACCTAACATCACTGAATGCAAGATATGCACAGCTTGAGCAACAATGGAAACTCATAGACTCGGAATTCGCGCATTTACAAGAGCGAATAAAAAAAGCTATGCTTGCTCAGAATCTACCAGAAAGTTCCTACTTCAAGCTTTCTTCCTCTGAGCGAAAAACAGTGAAGGTAGCATTTGTAGAACTCGCAAAGCTAGTACAAACTCAAGACATAGATTTCGATTTTCCAATTACACTAACTCAAAAGCTACAAAAAGATTTAGGAGAAAATTTGGAACAATTGTCTGTAAATATTGAGAAAACCACTGCTTGGCGACTGATTCCCAAAAATCAAGAAAGTCACGAAAATACTGATGAGTGA
- a CDS encoding type I restriction endonuclease: MVKTIQARDISLYDLEEKFGLELITSADFFTEWVENLPPLTDRERFSLERVKSNYFNLTKRRPMSEEAVKMVVLSPLLDLAGFYQPSFEIETETSTEISAEDESIVVKGNIDVLVIQKRLWILVIESKSTKFDVITALPQALAYMLDTPNIEQPTFGLLVNGREFVFVKLVQQEKPKYARSYALSIEKESELQQVLSVLKLLSELILSQ, encoded by the coding sequence ATGGTAAAAACAATTCAAGCGCGAGATATCAGTCTTTACGATTTAGAAGAAAAATTTGGATTGGAATTAATTACAAGCGCTGATTTTTTTACAGAATGGGTAGAGAACTTACCACCACTGACTGATAGAGAAAGATTCTCTTTGGAACGAGTTAAAAGCAACTATTTCAATTTAACTAAACGTCGCCCAATGTCAGAAGAAGCAGTGAAGATGGTAGTCCTGTCTCCACTGCTAGATTTAGCTGGCTTTTATCAACCATCTTTCGAGATTGAAACCGAAACTTCTACTGAGATTTCTGCTGAAGATGAAAGCATTGTAGTCAAAGGCAATATTGATGTTTTGGTTATACAAAAACGTCTTTGGATCTTGGTTATAGAATCAAAAAGCACTAAATTTGATGTGATAACTGCATTACCCCAAGCACTAGCTTATATGCTTGATACTCCCAATATTGAACAGCCGACTTTTGGGTTACTTGTCAACGGTAGAGAGTTTGTTTTCGTAAAATTAGTTCAGCAAGAAAAACCAAAATATGCTCGTTCTTATGCTTTATCAATAGAGAAAGAAAGTGAACTACAACAGGTTTTAAGTGTATTAAAACTCTTGAGTGAATTAATACTTAGTCAGTAG